In Vibrio gangliei, a single window of DNA contains:
- a CDS encoding ROK family protein encodes MGTQHYLVLDIGGSAVKYAIMTAQAEIITQGSYPSPTTTIDAFWQTFEANLLPLAQQYQVKGVAISAPGSVDCDSSIIYGHSALRYLHGPNFRQHIQHNYQLNCEIENDANCAALAELWRSDIQGDICLLVIGTGVGGSMVINRKVHHGHHLHGAEFGYMFVGVDDDNKPVTLSGCAATRSLIQNSAKILGLEEHQLNGKAVFELAESGNKDIQAVIDKWYQMLAYGVYNVQYCVDPEQIILGGAISTRPDFVEQIERKLDLIFAENPFSSVRPKLSVCEAGNDANLIGALYHYLQRQDLVTS; translated from the coding sequence ATGGGTACACAACATTATTTAGTATTAGACATCGGTGGCAGTGCCGTTAAATATGCCATCATGACGGCGCAAGCTGAAATCATCACTCAAGGAAGCTACCCAAGCCCCACCACCACGATTGATGCTTTTTGGCAGACATTTGAAGCCAACCTACTGCCGCTTGCGCAGCAGTACCAAGTTAAAGGTGTTGCCATTAGTGCACCCGGCTCTGTCGACTGCGACTCCAGTATCATATATGGCCACAGTGCATTGCGTTACCTGCATGGACCAAACTTTCGCCAGCATATTCAACACAATTATCAACTTAACTGTGAAATTGAAAATGATGCTAATTGCGCCGCATTAGCAGAATTATGGAGATCTGATATTCAAGGCGATATTTGCTTATTAGTCATAGGCACAGGTGTTGGCGGCTCCATGGTCATCAACCGTAAAGTTCACCATGGTCATCACCTTCACGGGGCCGAGTTCGGCTATATGTTTGTGGGTGTGGATGATGACAATAAGCCCGTGACATTGAGCGGCTGTGCAGCCACACGCTCGTTAATTCAAAATAGTGCCAAAATACTGGGTTTAGAGGAACATCAATTGAATGGTAAAGCCGTCTTTGAACTGGCGGAATCAGGTAATAAAGACATTCAAGCAGTGATTGATAAGTGGTACCAAATGCTGGCATATGGTGTCTATAATGTGCAATATTGTGTCGATCCTGAACAAATCATACTTGGTGGCGCAATCAGTACCCGCCCGGATTTTGTCGAACAAATTGAGCGAAAATTGGATCTCATTTTTGCAGAAAACCCTTTTTCTAGTGTCCGCCCTAAACTCAGTGTGTGCGAAGCAGGAAATGACGCTAATTTGATCGGTGCACTTTACCATTACCTTCAGCGACAAGACCTGGTCACCAGTTAA
- a CDS encoding MalM family protein encodes MKKILALGVLLTMTGCADKNGNIFNPNLFGSKTQEVTTKEVATVADLKDISITAGHFSDVEATYLQPNKTVPFTLSHDDAVMQLDSGKTFVKVFALPALEFDQGIHVISGARETVVVPYLQLLDGQFQPVGDEVTATFVEKYDQFDLVAPVGDDYQSIRYVAIYSHQDDYGQRTQLFDAEQQHDKENGVDVPPKPWLKTTHVPVGNMTIKLERLTEE; translated from the coding sequence ATGAAAAAAATATTAGCTTTGGGCGTATTATTAACCATGACCGGTTGTGCAGACAAAAATGGGAATATATTTAATCCGAATTTGTTTGGATCGAAAACGCAAGAAGTGACAACGAAAGAAGTCGCGACAGTGGCCGATTTAAAAGATATTTCAATCACCGCTGGGCATTTTTCTGATGTCGAAGCAACGTATTTACAACCTAATAAAACCGTGCCTTTTACTTTATCTCACGATGATGCTGTCATGCAGTTAGATTCAGGAAAAACATTCGTTAAAGTATTTGCGTTACCTGCTTTAGAATTTGACCAAGGTATCCATGTGATTAGTGGTGCGAGAGAAACCGTCGTGGTCCCTTATTTACAACTTTTAGATGGTCAATTTCAACCTGTCGGTGATGAAGTTACAGCCACTTTTGTCGAAAAATATGACCAATTTGATCTCGTTGCACCCGTTGGAGATGATTACCAATCCATACGATATGTAGCGATATACAGTCATCAAGATGATTACGGGCAACGTACTCAGCTGTTCGACGCTGAGCAGCAGCACGACAAAGAAAATGGTGTCGACGTACCACCTAAGCCATGGTTAAAAACTACACATGTACCGGTGGGAAATATGACAATCAAACTAGAGCGATTGACGGAGGAGTAA
- a CDS encoding carbohydrate porin — MKNTTLALAIAAATVLPSIAQADDSFLFTGYARYGAGYTADDALYNGSVKNGINVIKTAASQYQATGRLGNEGNGFEFKLQKMFQQDDMQWDVAVMLDDGYDGNPTGISQAYAGGKGIFAAQPDAYIWAGQRFNDREQIDVNDYFYLQNDGTGTGVDNLDLGFAKLDFSLVAGDKGRNGRYAVTTKLHDINLTDSQSLRFHFNYGFGNGSQTDADTGITTDVEDNDAFQVAAIHRLTWSNGWNEFAVRYSEGVRNGILWSNAAEDGGSLGAFTYGELAFTENVLMQYAFSMEDNDLSTNENGDELWTQAVIRPGYRWNDRMSTWLELGYDQVKFDDDLGTNSSWKATLSQNIGMGSFMGSRPMLRFYATYGQLDTEYVGQSGAEYGDSDALTVGAMFEAWW; from the coding sequence ATGAAAAACACAACACTCGCTCTGGCCATCGCTGCCGCCACAGTCTTACCTTCAATCGCTCAAGCAGACGATAGCTTCTTATTTACAGGTTATGCTCGTTACGGAGCTGGTTACACTGCTGACGATGCGCTGTATAACGGTTCTGTCAAAAACGGTATTAACGTAATTAAAACCGCTGCTAGCCAATATCAAGCAACGGGTCGTCTTGGTAACGAAGGCAACGGTTTCGAATTCAAATTACAAAAAATGTTCCAGCAAGATGACATGCAATGGGATGTTGCTGTGATGCTTGATGATGGTTATGACGGCAACCCAACCGGTATTTCACAGGCTTACGCGGGCGGTAAAGGTATTTTTGCTGCGCAGCCAGATGCTTATATCTGGGCAGGTCAGCGCTTTAACGACCGTGAACAAATTGATGTGAACGATTATTTCTACCTGCAAAATGATGGTACAGGTACAGGTGTTGATAACCTAGACCTTGGCTTTGCTAAGTTAGACTTCTCTTTAGTTGCTGGCGATAAAGGCCGCAACGGTCGCTACGCTGTAACCACTAAGCTGCATGATATCAATCTGACGGATTCACAGAGCCTACGCTTCCATTTTAACTACGGTTTTGGCAATGGTTCTCAAACCGATGCAGATACTGGCATCACCACAGATGTTGAAGATAATGACGCATTCCAAGTAGCAGCCATTCACCGCTTAACTTGGTCAAACGGTTGGAACGAATTTGCGGTTCGTTACAGTGAAGGCGTTCGTAACGGCATTTTATGGAGTAATGCAGCAGAAGACGGTGGTTCATTAGGTGCATTTACCTACGGTGAATTAGCCTTTACTGAAAACGTCTTAATGCAATATGCGTTTAGCATGGAAGACAATGATTTATCGACCAATGAAAATGGTGATGAGCTATGGACACAAGCGGTTATCCGCCCTGGATATCGTTGGAATGATCGCATGAGCACATGGCTTGAACTGGGTTACGACCAAGTAAAATTTGACGATGACCTAGGTACCAACTCCTCTTGGAAAGCCACCCTTTCACAAAATATTGGTATGGGCAGCTTCATGGGTTCACGCCCAATGCTACGCTTCTACGCCACTTACGGCCAACTTGATACTGAGTATGTTGGACAGTCAGGTGCTGAATACGGCGACTCTGATGCTCTAACTGTTGGTGCAATGTTTGAAGCATGGTGGTAA